Within Candidatus Edwardsbacteria bacterium, the genomic segment AATGATAATCCATAGCTGAGAAACAGGGTGTTTCGGCCTGGCACATAGGTGGAAGGGATCTCGGCTCCAACAGCCTTGACGTTTTTGGCCTTGGGCAGAGCCGCCTTTTTTTCCAGCAGGCTGCTGCCCTGCCAGGGCAGTTTTATGGAAATGACCCGGCATGGCACCCCGGCCTTTTTGCACAAGGCTTTGGCCGAGCCGACCTCGCGGCGGTGCCGTTGGCCGTAGTCGAATATCAGGGCCTGCGGTTTATAGCCTTTGTCGATGGCCCAATACAGCACGGTGGCCGAATCCAGCCCGCCGGACAGCAGGATCACGGCTTTTTTATTTAGGCCCATAGGTGGCCTTGCATCCTTCGCTTTCCCATACCACCACCTGGCTGACTTTGATCTTCTTGGCGCTGAATTTCAGCAGCATCTCTTCGTAGATCATCTTGGCAATGTTCTCGGC encodes:
- the queC gene encoding 7-cyano-7-deazaguanine synthase QueC, with amino-acid sequence MGLNKKAVILLSGGLDSATVLYWAIDKGYKPQALIFDYGQRHRREVGSAKALCKKAGVPCRVISIKLPWQGSSLLEKKAALPKAKNVKAVGAEIPSTYVPGRNTLFLSYGLSLAEAMGAGAVMIGANALDYSGYPDCRPDYIAAMSKVFKLGTKAGRQGRPIKIVAPLLKMTKSQIIKLGINLGVPYALTWSCYSGGKKPCGTCDSCLLRAKGFKEAKMKDPADS